TACGGAGGGCCGAAGAGACGGGAATCATCTTCCTCGATGAAATAGACAAGATCGCCGGAAAGGGAGGCTCCACCGGACCTGATGTTTCCAGGGAAGGGGTACAGCGGGATATTTTACCCATTGTGGAAGGTTCCACGATCATGACGAAGTATGGCCCTGTGAAGACCGATTACATCCTCTTTATCGCTGCAGGCGCCTTCCATGTGTCGAAGCCTTCCGACCTGATCCCCGAATTGCAGGGAAGGTTTCCCGTTCGAGTGGAATTAAATTCCCTTACCGAGGAGGATTTCGTCCGCATCTTAACGGAGCCGAAACATGCCCTCATTAAACAATATATCTCCCTTATTGAAACAGAAGGCATTAAGGTGGAATTTACCACCGAGGCGATCCGTGAGATTGCAAGGCTTGCAACGGAGGTGAATGAGAATACGGAAAACATAGGAGCACGACGGCTTCACACGATTTTAGAGAAACTGCTGGAAGACCTCTCTTTTGAAGCTCCGGAGATCCATCTGGAGAAGGTGGTCATCACGCCTGAATATGTTCAGGAAAAACTGAGGAATTTGGTGAAGAATAGGGATTTAAGCAGGTACATCTTATAACCCGGAAAAAGGAGGAAAAATGAATGGATCTTTTATCGAAGAGCCGGCGCATTAACCGCTTGCTGCAGCGGACCGGACAACATGTGAACTTTACCGAAATGGCGGAGGTGCTACGGGACGCCATTGAAGCCAACATTTATGTGTTAAGCCGGAAAGGAAAGGTTTTAGGGTATGCGATTCACCATGAGATTGATAACCAGCGTATGAAAGAGATGCTCTCGGAGAGAAAGTTCCCTGAATGGTACAACAACGAATTGCTGAAAGTAAGTGAAACGATCACGAACATCGATGTGGAGAATGAATTAACCGCATTTCCGGTGGAAATGAAGGATACATTTCGGGATGGTCTTACCACCGTTGTACCCATTATCGGGGGCGGCGACCGTTTGGGGACGTTAATTCTTGCCCGTTTGCATGAAAGCTTCGGTGAGGATGACCTGATCCTGGCTGAGTATGGGGCCACCGTGGTGGGGATGGAGATCCTTAGGGAACGGGCCGACCTGATCGAACAGGAAGCCAGGAATAAGGCCGTCGTCCAGATGGCGATCAGCTCTCTCTCTTATAGCGAATTAGAAGCGGTGGAACATATCTTTGAGGAATTGGAAGGCAATGAGGGACTTTTGGTGGCGAGCAAGATCGCCGATCGGGTCGGCATCACCCGTTCCGTCATCGTGAATGCTTTGCGGAAATTGGAGAGTGCAGGGGTGATTGAGTCTCGTTCCTTGGGGATGAAAGGAACCTACATCAAGATCCTTAACGACAAGCTTCTCCCTGAGCTGGAACGGGCGAAATCCTAAGAAAAACGAGACGGGAATTTCTTGCATAGGACCGTGGAACTAGAAAAAGGCTCAGTTCATGATGAACTGGGCCTTTTCTTTACGTAGATTTAACGTTTTTTTGGAGGGATTTAGGTAAAATTTCTTATTGTTTCTTTAGGTCCGGATGTGTACTATTGAAGTATGAATGAAAAAAGAGGAATTTTAGGGAATTGTGTAGAATACTCCTTACTAGTGAAAAGGGTAATGTA
The DNA window shown above is from Thermicanus aegyptius DSM 12793 and carries:
- the codY gene encoding GTP-sensing pleiotropic transcriptional regulator CodY, whose translation is MDLLSKSRRINRLLQRTGQHVNFTEMAEVLRDAIEANIYVLSRKGKVLGYAIHHEIDNQRMKEMLSERKFPEWYNNELLKVSETITNIDVENELTAFPVEMKDTFRDGLTTVVPIIGGGDRLGTLILARLHESFGEDDLILAEYGATVVGMEILRERADLIEQEARNKAVVQMAISSLSYSELEAVEHIFEELEGNEGLLVASKIADRVGITRSVIVNALRKLESAGVIESRSLGMKGTYIKILNDKLLPELERAKS